One stretch of Natronobacterium gregoryi SP2 DNA includes these proteins:
- a CDS encoding methyl-accepting chemotaxis protein, producing MDFVRRLVPAAIRRRYAVKFGIALLVLGLSVGLIGFVATAGITHEVEERVQADHTSAVQQEAQGLQMWNEQNEHTIGVIALSDVVVSDDPDAIEERFLDWEEHLDADTVAISYVDTGGNEVLASTREEYREASIDEIDEVPAEAYGEATEQVPWVSSPSLLEGELGEETAAVTYVLSVPGEENRAIVYTADIEAYSGQLQNSEDVTTVVVDENDDVMLDDVGYGDDYETLGLAYDGNESLLESARTAGADTVELETTNAVLEAHGVTAEEYVASSARVAGTDWVVVTHEPTEQAYGFVMAVNEWGMLATGVGVLLIGAIGTVLGRNTSAAIDRLTDKAQRIEEGDLEVDLETRRIDNVGRLYEGFDSMRVALREQIDEAERAREEAERERERTAEINDHLECTADDYSDVMEAAADGDLTVRMDADADSEAMAEIARQFNEMLAEIEATVAELNRFATSVATASEEVTASSEEVRSASRQVTQSIQQIADGAERQNESLQSVNGEMSALSTTTEEIASSSNEVADIAERTVETGRNGQEAAREAIAAMDEIEVDADETIEEIRRLENEVQQIDELLVSISEIARQTNMLALNANIEASRSASATEDEGFAAVAQEVKTLSEDVAEAADEAEDRLAAIRERTEHSVDEVEGTSTKIDDASKKVADVVDALGEIAELAQQTNVGVQEISAATEEQAASTQEVVAMVDEAATISDSTSDEAETVTAAAEEQTSALTEVTESASTLSGQASQLSAALDRFETDPDDLEGTVAVGDETVEDVGGTVLEADRDAGSADGGAGGSGDVFTFDSAEDE from the coding sequence ATGGATTTCGTTCGCCGATTGGTGCCGGCAGCCATCCGACGCAGATACGCGGTCAAGTTCGGGATCGCGTTGCTCGTGCTCGGACTGTCGGTGGGGTTGATTGGGTTCGTTGCGACTGCTGGGATCACTCACGAGGTAGAAGAACGGGTACAGGCGGACCACACCTCGGCTGTCCAGCAGGAGGCACAGGGGTTACAGATGTGGAACGAGCAGAACGAGCACACGATCGGCGTGATCGCGTTGTCCGACGTCGTCGTCAGCGACGATCCGGACGCGATCGAAGAACGGTTTCTCGACTGGGAGGAACACTTAGACGCCGACACCGTCGCGATCAGTTACGTCGACACCGGCGGAAACGAGGTGCTCGCGAGTACGAGAGAAGAGTATCGCGAGGCCTCGATCGACGAGATCGACGAGGTGCCAGCCGAGGCCTACGGAGAGGCCACCGAACAGGTGCCCTGGGTTTCCAGTCCGTCTCTCCTCGAAGGCGAACTGGGCGAAGAGACCGCCGCCGTGACCTACGTCCTCTCGGTACCCGGAGAAGAGAATCGAGCGATCGTCTACACGGCCGACATCGAGGCATACAGCGGCCAACTACAGAACAGCGAAGACGTTACGACCGTCGTCGTCGACGAAAACGACGACGTCATGCTCGACGACGTCGGGTACGGGGACGACTACGAGACGCTCGGCCTCGCCTACGACGGCAACGAGTCGCTTCTCGAGAGTGCACGAACAGCGGGTGCAGACACCGTGGAACTGGAGACGACGAACGCCGTCCTCGAGGCTCACGGCGTCACGGCCGAAGAGTACGTGGCCAGTTCGGCTCGCGTGGCTGGCACCGACTGGGTCGTCGTCACACACGAACCCACCGAACAGGCCTACGGGTTCGTGATGGCCGTCAACGAGTGGGGAATGCTCGCGACGGGAGTGGGCGTCTTGTTGATCGGCGCGATCGGTACCGTGCTCGGGCGAAACACGTCAGCGGCGATCGATCGGCTGACCGACAAAGCCCAGCGGATAGAAGAGGGTGACCTCGAGGTCGACCTCGAGACGAGACGCATCGACAACGTCGGGCGACTCTACGAGGGCTTCGATTCGATGCGGGTTGCCCTGCGCGAGCAGATCGACGAAGCGGAACGCGCCCGCGAGGAGGCCGAGCGCGAGCGCGAACGGACCGCCGAGATCAACGACCACCTCGAGTGTACGGCCGACGACTACAGCGACGTGATGGAGGCCGCAGCGGACGGCGATCTGACGGTTCGGATGGACGCCGATGCCGACAGCGAGGCGATGGCCGAGATCGCCCGGCAGTTCAACGAGATGCTCGCGGAGATCGAGGCGACCGTCGCCGAACTGAACCGGTTTGCAACGTCTGTCGCGACCGCCTCCGAGGAGGTGACGGCCTCGAGTGAGGAGGTCCGGTCGGCTTCCCGGCAGGTGACTCAGTCGATCCAGCAAATCGCGGATGGCGCAGAGCGACAAAACGAGTCACTGCAGTCGGTCAACGGGGAGATGAGTGCGTTGTCGACGACGACCGAGGAGATCGCTTCCTCCTCGAACGAGGTGGCCGACATCGCGGAACGGACCGTCGAGACGGGCCGCAACGGTCAGGAGGCTGCCCGTGAGGCGATCGCCGCCATGGACGAAATCGAGGTCGACGCCGACGAGACGATCGAGGAGATTCGCCGACTCGAGAACGAGGTCCAGCAGATCGACGAACTGCTCGTCTCGATCTCCGAGATCGCCCGCCAGACGAACATGCTGGCGCTGAACGCCAACATCGAGGCCTCCAGGTCGGCAAGTGCCACGGAGGACGAGGGGTTCGCCGCGGTCGCACAGGAGGTCAAGACCCTCTCGGAGGACGTCGCCGAGGCGGCCGACGAGGCCGAGGACCGACTGGCGGCGATCCGCGAACGCACCGAACACTCCGTCGACGAGGTCGAGGGGACCAGCACGAAGATCGACGACGCGAGCAAGAAAGTGGCAGATGTCGTCGACGCCCTCGGAGAGATTGCCGAACTCGCCCAGCAGACCAACGTCGGCGTTCAGGAGATTTCGGCGGCGACCGAAGAGCAGGCGGCCTCCACCCAGGAGGTCGTCGCGATGGTCGACGAGGCGGCGACGATCTCCGATTCGACCTCGGACGAGGCCGAGACCGTCACTGCAGCCGCCGAAGAGCAGACTTCGGCACTGACCGAGGTCACCGAATCCGCGTCGACACTCTCGGGCCAGGCGTCACAGCTGTCGGCAGCCCTCGATCGGTTCGAGACCGACCCCGACGACCTCGAGGGAACCGTCGCCGTCGGCGACGAGACAGTCGAAGACGTAGGTGGGACCGTACTCGAGGCGGACCGCGATGCCGGGTCAGCCGACGGGGGTGCCGGCGGTAGCGGCGACGTCTTTACGTTCGACTCCGCCGAGGACGAGTAA
- the pdxS gene encoding pyridoxal 5'-phosphate synthase lyase subunit PdxS, with the protein MADNADTDLEELRRGTDLVKQGFARMQKGGVIMDVVDPEQARIAEEAGAVAVMALEAVPADIRKRGGVARMADPADVEEIVDSVSIPVMGKARIGHTKEAQILEAVGVDMIDESEVLTPADDAYHIDKREFTAPFVCGARNLGEALRRIGEGAAMIRTKGEAGTGDVNQAVHHQRSIKGAIRELEGMTHEEREAYAREIEAPAELVHETAEMGRLPVVNFAAGGIATPADAALMMHHECDGIFVGSGIFGAENPPAMGEAIVEAVNNWDDPERLVDISKNLGKGMKGDANVDLPEEEQMQGRGV; encoded by the coding sequence ATGGCCGACAACGCCGATACAGATCTCGAGGAGCTACGACGCGGGACGGACCTCGTCAAGCAGGGGTTCGCCCGAATGCAGAAAGGCGGCGTCATTATGGACGTCGTCGATCCCGAACAGGCCCGCATCGCCGAGGAGGCCGGTGCTGTGGCCGTGATGGCCCTAGAAGCAGTTCCCGCAGACATCCGCAAACGGGGCGGTGTCGCACGGATGGCCGACCCTGCAGACGTCGAGGAGATCGTCGACTCGGTCTCGATCCCGGTGATGGGGAAAGCCCGGATCGGCCACACGAAAGAGGCCCAGATCCTCGAGGCCGTCGGCGTCGACATGATCGACGAAAGCGAGGTTCTCACGCCGGCTGACGACGCCTACCACATCGATAAACGCGAGTTCACCGCGCCGTTTGTCTGTGGCGCGCGCAACCTCGGCGAGGCGTTGCGCCGGATCGGCGAGGGGGCGGCGATGATTCGCACGAAGGGCGAAGCCGGCACGGGTGACGTCAATCAGGCCGTCCACCACCAGCGTTCGATCAAAGGCGCAATCCGCGAGTTGGAGGGCATGACCCACGAGGAACGGGAGGCCTACGCCCGCGAAATCGAAGCCCCCGCCGAACTGGTCCACGAGACTGCGGAGATGGGGCGCCTGCCGGTCGTCAACTTCGCCGCCGGCGGCATTGCGACCCCTGCAGACGCCGCGCTGATGATGCACCACGAGTGCGACGGTATCTTCGTCGGCAGTGGCATTTTCGGCGCGGAGAACCCGCCCGCGATGGGCGAAGCGATCGTCGAGGCCGTCAACAACTGGGACGATCCCGAGAGACTCGTCGATATTTCGAAGAATCTCGGCAAGGGAATGAAAGGCGACGCGAACGTCGATCTCCCCGAAGAAGAGCAGATGCAGGGACGAGGCGTCTGA
- a CDS encoding methionine synthase → MSRNKDQFRPDGHENDHFLLTTVVGSYPKPKWLNRAKELYQDPDHGFDDDDWQEAKDDAARLITNEHERAGLDVVVDGEMRRNEMVEFFAHRIEGYEFNGPVKVWGHNYFDKPSVVSEVEYDESWLVDEYEFTASATDRPVKVPITGPYTLANWSFNEAYEDDDELTLELADLVNEEIEKLVEAGARYIQIDEPALATTPDDHAIVGEALEHIVADIPDDVRIGLHVCYGDYSRIYPELLEFPVDEFDLELANGDYDQLEVFKDPEFTADLALGVTDVHVGEVESVEQIEENILKGLEVVPPEQLVVSPDCGVKLLPREVAYGKLANMVEAARNVEQKLDEGDVDVERGNPAPADD, encoded by the coding sequence ATGAGCCGAAACAAAGACCAGTTCCGACCGGACGGTCACGAGAACGACCACTTCCTGCTGACGACCGTCGTCGGCAGCTACCCCAAACCCAAGTGGCTCAATCGTGCGAAAGAACTCTACCAGGACCCCGATCACGGGTTCGACGACGACGACTGGCAGGAGGCCAAAGACGACGCCGCCCGCCTCATCACGAACGAACACGAACGCGCCGGCCTCGACGTCGTCGTCGACGGCGAGATGCGGCGCAACGAGATGGTCGAGTTCTTCGCCCACCGCATCGAGGGCTACGAGTTCAACGGCCCCGTCAAGGTGTGGGGACACAACTACTTCGACAAGCCCTCCGTCGTGAGCGAGGTCGAATACGACGAGAGCTGGCTCGTCGACGAGTACGAGTTTACCGCGAGCGCGACCGACCGCCCGGTCAAGGTACCGATCACCGGCCCGTACACGCTCGCAAACTGGTCGTTCAACGAGGCCTACGAGGACGACGACGAACTCACACTCGAGCTCGCCGACCTCGTCAACGAGGAGATCGAAAAACTCGTCGAAGCCGGCGCACGCTACATCCAGATCGACGAACCCGCACTCGCAACGACACCCGACGACCACGCCATCGTCGGCGAGGCACTCGAGCACATCGTCGCCGACATTCCCGACGACGTCCGCATCGGTCTCCACGTCTGTTACGGCGATTACTCCCGGATCTACCCCGAGCTCCTCGAGTTCCCCGTCGACGAGTTCGACCTCGAACTGGCAAACGGCGACTACGACCAACTCGAGGTTTTCAAAGATCCCGAGTTCACGGCCGACCTCGCGCTGGGCGTCACGGACGTCCACGTCGGTGAGGTCGAGTCCGTCGAACAGATCGAGGAGAACATTTTGAAGGGCCTCGAGGTCGTCCCGCCGGAACAGCTCGTGGTCTCGCCGGACTGTGGCGTGAAGCTACTGCCCCGCGAGGTCGCCTACGGCAAGCTGGCGAACATGGTCGAGGCGGCCCGCAACGTCGAGCAGAAACTGGACGAGGGCGACGTCGACGTCGAACGCGGGAATCCGGCACCGGCCGACGACTGA
- a CDS encoding Gfo/Idh/MocA family protein: protein MTEPLEVGVLGYRFMGKAHANAMARLPMFFPDAPDVSRSVLVGRDEDALEEAADRLGFDSISTDWEAVVDDVDVFYNLGPNHVHPEPSIAALEAGTPVFCEKPLAPTLDDAERMADAAAEAGVPAGTAFNYRFVPAIQYAKALLEDGELGEIRHVHGRYLQDWLVDPDAPWSWRLDEELAGSGVLGDLGAHTVDLVRFLVGDDDLAGDIERLSGHLQTFVDERPVEDGSAETPEESRGDGDAVETRPVTVDDAYSAQLEFANGAVGTLEGSRYATGHKNDHTIEIHGSQGSLRFSLERLNELEVHRESDRGYETILVTDADDPYVDHWWPPGHVIGWEHTFVHENYEFLAAVAGSEASQTPRNEDGETAGEDGEFEPNFADGLAAQRVLERVVESDERGEWLTLE from the coding sequence ATGACTGAACCACTCGAAGTCGGTGTACTCGGTTATCGGTTCATGGGTAAAGCACACGCGAACGCGATGGCACGGCTGCCGATGTTCTTTCCGGACGCGCCAGACGTCTCCCGTTCTGTGCTGGTCGGCCGGGACGAGGACGCACTCGAGGAGGCGGCCGACCGCCTGGGCTTCGACTCGATTTCGACCGACTGGGAGGCGGTCGTCGACGACGTCGACGTCTTCTACAATCTCGGGCCGAACCACGTCCACCCCGAGCCGTCGATCGCGGCGCTCGAGGCGGGCACCCCCGTCTTCTGCGAGAAACCGCTCGCGCCGACGCTCGACGACGCCGAGCGGATGGCCGACGCCGCTGCTGAGGCCGGCGTCCCCGCAGGAACCGCGTTCAACTACCGGTTCGTCCCCGCGATCCAGTACGCGAAGGCGCTGCTCGAGGACGGCGAACTCGGCGAGATCCGCCACGTCCACGGTCGCTATCTGCAGGACTGGCTGGTCGATCCCGACGCGCCGTGGTCGTGGCGACTCGACGAGGAGTTGGCTGGCTCGGGCGTGCTCGGCGACCTCGGTGCCCACACGGTCGATCTGGTCCGGTTTCTGGTGGGCGACGACGACCTCGCGGGCGACATCGAACGGCTCAGTGGCCACTTACAGACGTTCGTCGACGAGCGCCCTGTCGAGGACGGAAGCGCCGAGACTCCGGAGGAGTCTCGTGGAGACGGCGACGCCGTCGAAACCCGCCCCGTCACCGTCGACGACGCCTACTCTGCCCAGCTCGAGTTCGCAAACGGTGCCGTCGGCACGCTCGAGGGATCGCGGTACGCGACGGGCCACAAGAACGACCACACGATCGAGATCCACGGCTCGCAGGGCAGTCTACGGTTCTCGCTCGAGCGACTGAACGAACTCGAAGTCCACCGCGAGAGCGACCGTGGCTACGAGACGATCCTGGTGACCGACGCGGACGATCCGTACGTCGACCACTGGTGGCCACCGGGACACGTCATCGGCTGGGAGCACACGTTCGTCCACGAGAACTACGAGTTCCTCGCTGCGGTCGCGGGGAGCGAGGCGTCACAGACGCCTCGAAACGAGGACGGTGAAACCGCCGGAGAGGACGGCGAGTTCGAACCGAATTTCGCCGATGGGCTCGCAGCCCAGCGCGTCCTCGAGCGAGTCGTCGAGAGCGACGAGCGCGGCGAGTGGCTGACGCTAGAGTAA
- a CDS encoding sugar phosphate isomerase/epimerase family protein: MDIGVHTPPLADESLEGALDYLSEIGVDAIEPGVGGFPGQDHLSREEYLDDEDAQAELDDLLEEYEMHVSALATHNNPLHPDDERAAEANTELREAIRLADQIDVDVVTCFSGLPAGGPEDEVPNWITAPWPTEHAKAHEYQWDVAVDYWSDLAAFADDHGIDLAIEMHPNMLVYEPHGMARLREETNDRVGANVDPSHLYWQGISITDAIRFLGEHDAIHHFHAKDTKVYEEQAREKGVLDTTAYDDEPNRSWLFRSVGYGHGESHWKDLVSTLRMVDYDATLSIEHEDSLTSSREGLEKAVELLERAVFRTQPGEAYWAE; this comes from the coding sequence ATGGATATCGGGGTACACACTCCACCGCTCGCTGACGAATCGCTCGAGGGTGCACTCGACTACCTCTCGGAGATCGGCGTCGACGCGATCGAACCCGGCGTCGGTGGGTTCCCGGGGCAGGACCACCTCTCACGCGAGGAGTACCTCGACGACGAGGACGCCCAGGCCGAACTCGACGACCTGCTCGAGGAGTACGAGATGCACGTCAGTGCACTCGCAACCCACAACAATCCGCTCCATCCCGACGACGAGCGAGCGGCGGAAGCCAATACGGAACTCCGGGAGGCGATCCGGCTGGCCGACCAGATCGACGTCGACGTCGTCACCTGTTTTTCCGGGCTGCCCGCGGGCGGACCCGAAGACGAGGTTCCCAACTGGATCACGGCACCGTGGCCGACCGAACACGCCAAAGCCCACGAGTACCAGTGGGACGTCGCTGTCGACTACTGGTCTGACCTGGCGGCGTTCGCCGACGATCACGGCATCGACCTCGCCATCGAGATGCACCCCAACATGCTCGTCTACGAGCCCCACGGGATGGCGAGACTCCGCGAGGAGACCAACGACCGCGTCGGCGCGAACGTCGACCCCTCGCACCTGTACTGGCAGGGGATCTCAATCACCGACGCGATCCGCTTCCTCGGCGAGCACGACGCGATCCACCACTTCCACGCCAAGGACACGAAAGTCTACGAGGAACAGGCCCGCGAGAAAGGCGTCCTCGACACGACCGCCTACGACGACGAACCCAACCGCTCGTGGCTGTTCCGCTCGGTCGGTTACGGCCACGGCGAGTCCCACTGGAAGGACCTCGTCTCGACGCTGCGGATGGTCGACTACGACGCCACCTTGAGCATCGAACACGAGGACTCGCTGACCAGCAGTCGAGAGGGCCTCGAGAAAGCCGTCGAACTGCTCGAGCGTGCCGTCTTCCGGACGCAGCCGGGCGAGGCCTACTGGGCGGAGTGA
- a CDS encoding radical SAM protein codes for MTGHSNSPHGGRRYDRTPLVVTWELTQACELACDHCRADATPDRDPNELDISEGISLFEQIADFGDRTPMVVLSGGDPLERPDLFELLEGATEAGLTPAVTPATTPSLDRAQLEALSDAGVNRIAVSLDGASAKTHDSFRGEPGTFETAIRAARQAREAGLSIQVNTTVTAQTVSELPAIADLVEELGAAMWEVFFLVPVGRGVELEQLEPERAAAVTGWLYRQSRDAPYRLITVEAPFYRRVANEMREPDEGSVTVGTTGAGNGFVFVSATGDVYPSGFMPLSAGNVREESLVSIYRESDLMQQLRDRSSFDGPCGECPATESCGGSRSRAYAATGNPTGSDPLCPWAVSDHEYRFEPTDPFAETTKTSSRS; via the coding sequence ATGACTGGTCATTCTAACAGCCCCCACGGCGGCCGCAGGTACGACCGAACGCCGCTCGTGGTCACCTGGGAACTCACGCAGGCCTGCGAACTCGCCTGTGACCACTGCCGGGCGGACGCGACACCCGACCGAGACCCGAACGAACTCGACATCAGCGAGGGCATCAGCCTGTTCGAACAGATCGCCGACTTCGGCGACCGCACACCGATGGTCGTTCTCTCAGGGGGCGACCCGCTCGAGCGACCCGACCTGTTCGAACTCCTCGAGGGTGCGACCGAGGCGGGACTGACGCCCGCTGTAACGCCCGCGACGACGCCCAGTCTCGACCGAGCGCAACTCGAGGCGCTCTCGGACGCCGGCGTCAATCGAATCGCTGTGAGTCTCGACGGCGCGTCGGCCAAGACCCACGACAGTTTCCGTGGCGAACCCGGGACGTTCGAGACGGCGATCCGGGCGGCACGCCAGGCCCGCGAGGCCGGTCTCTCGATCCAGGTCAACACGACCGTCACGGCACAGACCGTCTCTGAACTGCCTGCAATCGCCGATCTCGTCGAAGAACTCGGTGCCGCGATGTGGGAGGTGTTCTTCCTCGTTCCGGTCGGCCGAGGCGTCGAACTCGAACAACTCGAGCCAGAGCGTGCCGCGGCGGTGACGGGCTGGCTGTATCGGCAGAGCAGAGACGCGCCGTATCGGCTCATCACCGTCGAAGCACCGTTCTATCGCCGCGTCGCGAACGAGATGCGAGAGCCGGACGAAGGGTCGGTTACCGTCGGGACGACGGGTGCGGGCAACGGGTTCGTCTTCGTCAGCGCGACAGGTGACGTCTATCCGTCGGGATTCATGCCGCTGTCTGCGGGCAACGTCCGTGAGGAGTCGCTGGTCTCGATCTACCGCGAGTCTGACCTGATGCAGCAACTCCGAGACCGGTCGTCGTTCGACGGTCCCTGTGGCGAGTGTCCGGCGACCGAGAGCTGTGGCGGCTCCCGCTCGCGTGCCTACGCCGCGACCGGGAACCCGACCGGGAGCGACCCGCTGTGTCCGTGGGCCGTGAGCGATCACGAGTATCGCTTCGAACCGACAGATCCGTTCGCCGAGACGACGAAGACCTCGAGTCGATCGTAG
- a CDS encoding homoserine kinase — translation MLTVRAPATSANLGSGFDVFGVALGTPADVVRVERASETTITVTGTGSQYIPEDPAKNTVGAVVDALDAPARIRIDKGVRPSSGLGSSAASAAAAAVALNELYGRGLSRNELVPIAAEGEAIVSGEAHSDNVAPSLLGGFTIATADGVTQVDASIPLVACLPETVVSTRDARGVVPERANMDDVVDTVGSAATLTVGMAQNDPELVGRGMADEIVTPERSELIDGYDRVREAALEAGATGVTVSGAGPGMLAACHRGDRKAIASAMVDAFDEVGVESRAYQTAVGSGARLSRN, via the coding sequence ATGCTCACCGTGCGGGCTCCGGCGACGAGTGCGAATCTCGGTAGCGGTTTCGACGTCTTCGGCGTTGCGCTCGGGACGCCCGCCGATGTCGTCCGGGTCGAGCGAGCCTCGGAAACCACGATCACGGTCACCGGAACTGGCAGTCAGTACATTCCCGAAGATCCCGCCAAGAACACGGTTGGGGCGGTCGTCGATGCGCTCGACGCACCGGCACGCATTCGAATCGACAAGGGAGTTCGCCCCTCGTCGGGTCTCGGGTCGTCGGCTGCAAGCGCCGCCGCTGCGGCCGTCGCGCTCAACGAACTCTACGGTCGCGGACTCTCGCGGAACGAACTCGTCCCGATCGCCGCCGAAGGAGAGGCGATCGTCTCGGGCGAGGCACACTCGGACAACGTCGCACCGTCGCTGCTGGGCGGGTTTACGATCGCCACCGCCGACGGCGTCACGCAGGTCGACGCGTCGATCCCCCTCGTGGCCTGTCTGCCCGAGACGGTCGTCTCGACGCGAGACGCTCGCGGTGTCGTCCCAGAGCGCGCGAACATGGACGACGTCGTCGACACCGTCGGCAGCGCCGCCACGCTCACCGTCGGCATGGCACAGAACGACCCCGAACTCGTCGGTCGCGGGATGGCAGACGAGATCGTCACGCCCGAGCGCAGCGAGCTCATCGACGGCTACGATCGCGTCCGGGAGGCTGCCCTCGAGGCTGGCGCGACCGGCGTTACGGTAAGCGGTGCGGGTCCAGGGATGCTCGCTGCCTGTCACCGTGGCGACCGGAAAGCGATCGCGTCGGCAATGGTCGACGCCTTCGACGAGGTCGGCGTCGAGAGCCGGGCCTATCAGACGGCCGTCGGGAGCGGTGCACGGCTGTCTCGGAACTGA
- a CDS encoding DUF1405 domain-containing protein has translation MVLSPDLPTRDPLPTYLAPIPRVIEDLGLRFAWLVVAINLAGTAFGFWYYSPQLADTAVVMWPWVPDSPLATLFIALAIAAWKLGYEQPWLTSLAFFGNVILGLWTPFTLLAFADAYAYLHPLMYQFLFWSHLAMVVQAYVLHRITDFPVWGVAVAFVWYTSNLIVDYFIPIVGEPHHTFIPVARDEPMFLEADALGVIAAGEVTFTLLALFLALATRVKKCELARGRPG, from the coding sequence ATGGTTTTGTCGCCAGACCTGCCAACGCGTGATCCGTTGCCGACGTACCTCGCGCCGATTCCGCGCGTGATCGAAGACCTCGGGCTTCGATTCGCGTGGCTAGTCGTCGCGATCAACCTCGCGGGGACGGCTTTCGGGTTCTGGTACTACTCGCCACAGCTTGCCGACACCGCCGTCGTCATGTGGCCCTGGGTCCCCGACAGTCCGCTGGCGACGCTGTTTATCGCACTGGCGATCGCCGCCTGGAAACTCGGCTACGAACAGCCCTGGCTCACGTCGCTTGCGTTCTTCGGGAACGTCATTTTGGGCCTGTGGACGCCGTTTACGTTGCTCGCTTTCGCCGACGCCTACGCGTACCTCCACCCGCTTATGTATCAGTTCCTCTTCTGGAGCCACCTCGCGATGGTCGTCCAGGCGTACGTCCTCCACCGGATCACCGACTTTCCCGTCTGGGGCGTCGCCGTCGCGTTCGTCTGGTACACCAGCAACCTGATCGTCGACTACTTTATTCCGATCGTCGGCGAACCCCACCACACGTTTATTCCCGTCGCACGCGACGAACCGATGTTTCTCGAGGCCGACGCGCTGGGCGTTATCGCCGCCGGCGAAGTGACGTTCACGCTGCTTGCACTGTTTCTCGCGCTCGCGACTCGAGTCAAGAAGTGCGAACTGGCTCGGGGACGGCCCGGGTGA